The Psychrobium sp. MM17-31 genome window below encodes:
- the mltF gene encoding membrane-bound lytic murein transglycosylase MltF, whose product MTFGQQISIALSCLFVLSCTQPTDETHLDEIKDDKVLVIGTLYSPTSYFEGEKSAVGMDSELAQQFAAYLGVELQIVSNADLSELFAQMNEGKIDIIASGLTVTQARLQKMRFGPPFYQVSQQIVFKQGKKRPRKLKDLTGTLMVAKASSHVDTLSQLKLDNPDLNWQTTNEHNPDELLKLVIDEQIDYTLADSNVLARNRRIYPDLSLAFTVTRDDSLAWALADNDDDSLYSQVIAFFGEQQSSGAMAQLEEKYFGHVQRFDYVDTRAFIKAIDKKLPKYQILFELNADGIKWEQLAALSYQESHWNPRAKSPTGVRGMMMLTLPTAKQMGVKSRLNAEQSIEGGAKYLKRLLARLPESIPESQRFWFALASYNVGYGHLMDARKLAQQSGKNPNSWSHVKQMLPLLEKKKYYRKTKHGYARGREAVHYVDSIRRYYDTLIAMDLDSKLAPIDLELAARIDSLPIPPQIKLVPQEQETVLKN is encoded by the coding sequence TTGACATTCGGCCAACAAATAAGCATCGCTTTAAGTTGTTTATTTGTGCTTTCGTGCACCCAGCCTACCGATGAAACTCATTTAGACGAAATTAAAGACGATAAAGTTTTGGTGATTGGTACCTTATATAGCCCAACTAGTTATTTCGAAGGCGAAAAAAGCGCCGTTGGCATGGACAGCGAATTAGCACAGCAGTTTGCCGCCTATCTCGGTGTTGAGCTGCAAATTGTATCTAATGCCGATTTGAGCGAACTATTCGCGCAAATGAATGAAGGGAAGATCGACATTATCGCCAGTGGCCTTACAGTAACTCAGGCACGATTGCAGAAGATGCGTTTTGGCCCGCCGTTTTATCAAGTGTCACAACAGATCGTATTTAAGCAGGGAAAGAAACGTCCGCGCAAACTCAAAGATCTTACGGGCACCTTGATGGTTGCTAAAGCCAGTAGCCATGTTGATACCTTGTCACAACTTAAATTAGATAATCCCGATCTCAATTGGCAAACAACCAATGAGCACAACCCTGACGAATTATTAAAGTTAGTCATTGATGAGCAGATTGATTACACCCTAGCCGATTCCAATGTGTTGGCACGTAATCGTCGTATTTATCCGGATTTAAGTTTGGCATTTACGGTGACACGTGACGATTCTTTAGCATGGGCGCTAGCGGATAATGACGATGACTCCTTATATAGCCAAGTTATTGCTTTTTTTGGCGAGCAGCAATCAAGCGGGGCAATGGCGCAACTCGAAGAGAAGTACTTTGGCCATGTTCAACGCTTTGATTATGTCGATACACGCGCCTTTATTAAGGCTATTGATAAGAAGCTTCCTAAATATCAAATATTATTTGAGCTAAACGCCGATGGCATTAAATGGGAGCAACTCGCTGCCCTATCTTATCAAGAATCCCATTGGAACCCCCGCGCCAAATCACCAACCGGTGTGCGCGGTATGATGATGCTGACATTGCCAACTGCGAAACAGATGGGCGTTAAGAGTCGTCTTAATGCCGAGCAAAGTATCGAAGGTGGTGCGAAATATCTCAAACGGTTATTGGCGCGCCTACCCGAATCTATTCCCGAGTCGCAGCGCTTTTGGTTTGCACTAGCGTCATATAACGTTGGCTATGGCCACTTAATGGATGCGCGTAAATTAGCACAGCAATCAGGCAAGAACCCCAATAGTTGGAGTCATGTAAAACAGATGCTGCCGCTGCTAGAGAAAAAGAAATATTACCGCAAAACTAAGCACGGTTATGCTAGAGGCCGCGAAGCTGTGCACTATGTTGATAGTATCCGTCGCTATTACGATACGTTAATCGCAATGGATCTCGATAGTAAGCTTGCACCGATAGACCTTGAGCTTGCAGCACGCATCGATTCACTGCCAATCCCACCGCAGATAAAACTTGTCCCGCAAGAACAAGAGACGGTATTAAAAAATTAA
- the purL gene encoding phosphoribosylformylglycinamidine synthase, producing MEILRGAPALSDFRTKKLLASFADINVPVTGIYAEFMHFADLSGELSSDELTKLEKLLTYGPTIAEHQPQGELILVTPRPGTISPWSSKATDIAHNCGLTQINRLERGIAYYIEGEVSDEQHQQVVNLLHDRMMEIATNSMESAQQLFVKAEPGQMQSVDVIGGGKDALVKANVEMGLALADDEIDYLVNAFTGLNRNPNDIELMMFAQANSEHCRHKIFNADWTIDGEKQQKSLFKMIKNTYETHPENVLSAYKDNASVMVGNKAGRFFPNPETREYEYNQEDIHILMKVETHNHPTAISPYPGAATGSGGEIRDEGATGRGSKPKAGLTGFTVSNLNIPGAKQPWEANYGKPDRIVSALDIMIEGPLGGAAFNNEFGRPALCGYFRTYEEQVNSHNGLEVRGYHKPIMIAGGLGNIREQHVEKGEIPVGAKLIVLGGPAMNIGLGGGAASSMASGQSAEDLDFASVQRENPEMERRCQEVIDRCWQLGEDNPIAFIHDVGAGGISNAFPELVHDGGRGGKFELRNVPNDEPGMAPHEIWCNESQERYVIAVPSDKIDEFDAICQRERAPYAIVGEATQEEHLTLSDSHFDNTPIDMPLDVLLGKPPKMSRDVKTQTAKGEALATDDISLDDAVMRVLSLPTVADKGFLITIGDRTVTGLVARDQMVGPWQVPVANCAVTAASFDTYGGEAMAMGERSPIALLNFGASARMSVAEAITNIASTHIGDISQIQMSANWMSAAGHPGEDAGLYEAVKAVGEELCPALGITIPVGKDSMSMKTKWQENGEDKSVTAPMSLIMTAFAPVADIRNTLTPQLITDEGETQLLLIDLGNGQARLGGSVLAQVYKQLGDVTPDVDNPELLKGFFTAIQTLLAEGKLLSYHDRSDGGLFTTLTEMAFAGNTGLDINLPQGDVLAQLFNEELGAVIQVKNEDIDAVNAVLAANGLTSLTSTVATLNDNNTVNVFVDGNAEFSATRSDLRKLWSKTSYEMQKLRDNPACAEQEYALKTDDSNPGLFADLSFDINEDVAAPYIATGAKPQVAILREQGVNSHVEMAAAFNRAGFAAKDVHMSDILSGKVSLEEFHGMVACGGFSYGDVLGAGEGWAKSILFNDLARDQFGNFFSRDNTFSLGVCNGCQMLSNLKELIPGSDLWPHFVQNKSERFEARFSLVKVQESPSMFLNGMAGSVMPIAVSHGEGHAEFKDAAAAQAALNSGTVALQYVDNHGQVTENYPSNPNGSVAGITGLTTTDGRVTIMMPHPERVFRAVANSWHPKAWREDSPWMRMFRNARVNVG from the coding sequence ATGGAAATCCTTCGCGGAGCCCCTGCGCTTTCTGACTTTCGTACAAAAAAATTGCTAGCTAGTTTTGCCGACATCAATGTGCCTGTTACGGGCATTTATGCCGAGTTTATGCACTTTGCAGATCTCAGTGGCGAATTATCAAGCGATGAACTGACTAAGCTTGAAAAGTTATTAACTTACGGTCCAACGATTGCTGAGCACCAACCTCAAGGTGAACTGATTTTAGTCACGCCGCGTCCGGGCACTATCTCGCCGTGGTCATCTAAAGCGACAGACATCGCCCACAACTGTGGTTTAACCCAAATTAACCGTCTAGAACGTGGTATTGCTTACTACATCGAAGGTGAAGTGAGCGACGAGCAACATCAGCAAGTGGTGAACTTGTTACACGATCGCATGATGGAAATCGCTACTAACTCAATGGAAAGTGCGCAGCAATTATTTGTTAAGGCTGAGCCGGGGCAAATGCAAAGTGTTGACGTGATTGGCGGTGGTAAAGACGCATTAGTTAAAGCTAACGTTGAAATGGGTCTGGCACTAGCAGACGATGAAATCGACTACCTAGTTAACGCCTTTACCGGTCTAAACCGCAATCCAAACGACATCGAACTAATGATGTTCGCACAAGCGAACTCAGAGCATTGTCGTCATAAGATCTTCAACGCCGATTGGACAATCGACGGTGAAAAACAACAAAAATCATTATTTAAAATGATCAAAAACACCTACGAAACGCATCCAGAAAACGTACTGTCTGCTTATAAAGACAACGCGTCGGTAATGGTAGGTAATAAAGCAGGGCGTTTCTTCCCAAATCCAGAAACTCGCGAATACGAATACAACCAAGAAGATATCCATATCTTAATGAAGGTTGAAACCCACAATCACCCAACAGCAATCTCGCCATACCCAGGCGCGGCAACGGGCTCTGGTGGTGAAATTCGCGACGAAGGCGCAACAGGTCGTGGCTCTAAGCCAAAGGCTGGCTTAACAGGTTTTACCGTATCTAACTTAAACATTCCGGGCGCAAAGCAGCCATGGGAAGCGAATTACGGCAAGCCTGATCGCATTGTTTCTGCATTAGACATTATGATTGAAGGCCCACTTGGCGGCGCGGCGTTTAACAACGAATTCGGTCGTCCTGCGTTATGTGGTTACTTCCGTACTTATGAAGAGCAAGTAAACTCCCACAACGGTCTAGAAGTTCGCGGTTACCACAAACCAATTATGATTGCTGGTGGCTTGGGTAACATTCGCGAGCAACACGTTGAAAAAGGTGAAATTCCAGTAGGCGCGAAGCTAATCGTCCTTGGTGGCCCTGCGATGAACATCGGCCTTGGCGGCGGTGCGGCATCGTCAATGGCATCAGGTCAATCAGCGGAAGACTTAGACTTTGCTTCTGTACAACGTGAGAACCCAGAAATGGAGCGTCGTTGTCAGGAAGTTATTGACCGTTGTTGGCAGCTAGGCGAAGACAACCCAATCGCCTTTATTCATGATGTTGGCGCAGGGGGTATTTCAAATGCATTCCCAGAATTAGTACACGACGGTGGTCGTGGCGGTAAGTTTGAACTACGCAACGTACCAAACGATGAGCCGGGTATGGCACCACACGAAATCTGGTGTAACGAATCACAAGAGCGCTACGTAATCGCAGTACCAAGCGACAAAATCGACGAGTTTGACGCTATCTGTCAACGTGAACGCGCGCCATACGCCATCGTTGGTGAAGCGACACAAGAAGAACATCTAACACTTTCTGATAGCCACTTCGATAATACCCCAATCGATATGCCGCTTGACGTATTACTTGGTAAGCCACCAAAAATGAGCCGCGACGTTAAAACACAAACGGCTAAAGGTGAAGCGTTAGCAACAGACGATATTTCATTAGATGACGCGGTAATGCGTGTACTTAGCTTGCCAACCGTTGCCGATAAAGGCTTCTTGATCACCATCGGTGACCGTACCGTAACTGGTTTAGTAGCACGTGACCAAATGGTTGGCCCGTGGCAAGTACCAGTAGCAAACTGTGCTGTTACCGCAGCGAGTTTCGATACGTACGGCGGTGAAGCCATGGCAATGGGCGAGCGTAGCCCAATCGCACTGCTTAACTTTGGCGCATCGGCGCGTATGTCAGTGGCTGAAGCCATTACCAATATCGCATCAACGCACATCGGCGACATTAGCCAAATTCAAATGTCGGCGAACTGGATGTCGGCAGCTGGTCACCCAGGTGAAGACGCTGGTTTATACGAAGCTGTTAAAGCGGTAGGCGAAGAGTTATGTCCGGCATTAGGCATTACTATCCCAGTTGGTAAAGACTCGATGTCGATGAAAACGAAATGGCAGGAAAATGGCGAAGACAAATCTGTTACCGCGCCAATGTCATTAATCATGACAGCATTCGCGCCGGTGGCAGACATTCGCAACACGCTAACGCCGCAACTGATTACTGACGAAGGTGAAACGCAACTATTACTTATCGACTTAGGTAACGGTCAAGCGCGTTTAGGCGGCTCTGTATTAGCGCAGGTTTACAAGCAACTTGGTGATGTAACGCCAGACGTTGACAACCCTGAGTTATTAAAAGGCTTCTTCACCGCAATTCAAACCTTATTAGCTGAGGGTAAATTACTGTCTTACCACGATCGTTCAGATGGCGGTTTATTCACAACGCTCACAGAAATGGCGTTCGCGGGTAACACTGGTTTAGACATCAACTTGCCACAAGGCGATGTATTAGCGCAGCTATTTAACGAAGAGCTAGGTGCGGTAATCCAAGTTAAGAATGAAGATATCGACGCAGTAAACGCGGTGTTAGCGGCTAATGGTTTAACAAGCTTAACTAGTACAGTAGCAACACTAAACGATAACAACACAGTTAACGTGTTTGTTGATGGCAATGCTGAATTTAGCGCAACACGCTCAGATTTACGCAAACTGTGGTCGAAAACCAGCTATGAAATGCAAAAGCTGCGTGATAACCCAGCGTGTGCCGAGCAAGAATACGCACTAAAAACTGACGATAGCAACCCAGGTCTATTTGCTGACTTATCATTTGATATCAATGAAGACGTGGCAGCGCCATACATCGCAACAGGTGCTAAACCACAAGTAGCTATCCTGCGCGAGCAGGGGGTTAACTCCCACGTAGAAATGGCGGCGGCGTTTAACCGCGCTGGTTTCGCGGCGAAAGATGTACACATGTCAGATATCCTTTCTGGCAAGGTATCGCTAGAAGAATTCCACGGCATGGTTGCTTGTGGCGGTTTCTCTTACGGTGACGTACTAGGCGCTGGTGAAGGCTGGGCGAAATCAATCTTGTTTAACGATTTAGCACGCGACCAATTCGGTAACTTCTTCAGCCGCGACAACACCTTCAGCTTAGGTGTGTGTAATGGCTGTCAGATGCTATCAAACCTAAAAGAGCTAATCCCGGGCAGCGATTTATGGCCACACTTTGTGCAAAATAAATCTGAGCGTTTTGAAGCGCGCTTTAGCTTAGTGAAAGTTCAAGAATCACCATCAATGTTCCTAAACGGTATGGCGGGTTCTGTAATGCCAATTGCTGTATCACACGGTGAAGGTCACGCCGAGTTTAAAGACGCTGCGGCAGCACAAGCGGCATTAAACAGCGGCACAGTGGCACTGCAATACGTTGATAACCACGGTCAAGTTACTGAAAACTACCCATCCAATCCAAACGGTTCGGTAGCTGGTATCACT